In Limnobaculum parvum, one DNA window encodes the following:
- a CDS encoding citrate synthase: MAVEKKATLVFDDGRSIELPILSGTLGEDVLDVRTLGSKGLFTYDPGYLSTASCESQITFIDGNEGVLLHRGYPIAQLAKNSTYLEVCYILMYGETPTPEQFATFKEIVTRHTMIHEQITRLFQGFRRDSHPMAVLCGVTGALAAFYHDSLDVHNERHREITAFRLLSKMPTVAAMCYKYSVGQPFIYPRNDLSYAGNFLHMMFATPCEDYVVNPVIERAMDRILILHADHEQNASTSTVRTAGSSGANPFACIAAGIASLWGPAHGGANEACLKMLEEIGSVDRIPEFIEKAKNKDDPFRLMGFGHRVYKNHDPRATVMRESCHEVLKELNLSDELLDIAMELEHIALNDPYFIEKKLYPNVDFYSGIILKAIGIPTSMFTVIFAIARTIGWIAHWNEMYTDGIRIARPRQLYNGYTEREFHSQIPKRQDKS, translated from the coding sequence ATGGCTGTAGAAAAAAAAGCAACGTTAGTCTTTGATGATGGCAGAAGTATTGAGCTACCCATATTATCAGGTACCCTGGGCGAAGACGTTTTAGACGTAAGAACATTGGGTTCAAAAGGACTGTTTACCTATGATCCAGGTTACCTATCCACCGCATCCTGTGAATCACAAATCACCTTTATTGATGGTAATGAAGGCGTTCTGTTACACCGCGGTTATCCTATTGCCCAGTTGGCAAAAAATTCCACCTATTTAGAGGTTTGCTACATCCTGATGTATGGTGAAACACCAACACCAGAACAGTTTGCCACCTTTAAAGAGATTGTTACCCGACACACGATGATTCACGAGCAAATCACCCGGCTGTTTCAGGGTTTCCGCCGTGACTCACATCCAATGGCGGTACTTTGTGGGGTAACCGGTGCACTGGCAGCGTTCTATCATGACTCGCTGGACGTACACAATGAGCGTCACCGTGAAATCACGGCGTTTCGTCTGCTATCCAAAATGCCAACCGTCGCAGCGATGTGTTACAAGTACTCCGTTGGTCAACCATTTATTTATCCACGTAACGATCTCTCTTATGCGGGTAACTTCCTGCATATGATGTTTGCTACGCCATGCGAAGATTATGTGGTGAATCCCGTTATTGAACGCGCGATGGACCGTATCCTGATTCTGCATGCGGACCACGAGCAAAATGCGTCAACGTCAACGGTGAGAACGGCAGGTTCATCCGGCGCTAACCCGTTTGCCTGCATTGCTGCGGGTATTGCTTCTCTGTGGGGACCCGCTCACGGCGGCGCTAATGAAGCCTGTTTGAAAATGTTAGAAGAAATCGGCAGCGTGGACCGTATTCCTGAATTCATTGAGAAAGCGAAGAATAAAGACGATCCGTTCCGCCTAATGGGCTTCGGTCACCGTGTATATAAAAACCACGACCCGCGCGCTACTGTCATGCGTGAAAGCTGCCATGAAGTACTAAAAGAGCTGAACCTCAGCGATGAACTATTAGATATCGCCATGGAGCTGGAACACATTGCTCTGAACGACCCGTACTTTATTGAGAAGAAACTTTATCCGAACGTAGATTTCTACTCCGGTATTATCCTGAAAGCCATCGGTATCCCAACCAGTATGTTTACGGTGATCTTTGCTATTGCCCGTACCATCGGTTGGATTGCCCACTGGAACGAAATGTACACCGACGGCATCCGTATTGCCCGTCCGCGCCAGTTGTATAACGGTTACACTGAGAGAGAGTTTCATTCTCAGATTCCTAAGCGTCAGGATAAATCGTAA
- the sucA gene encoding 2-oxoglutarate dehydrogenase E1 component, translating into MQNGAIKTWLDSSYLAGANQTYIEQLYEDYLTDPDSIDESWRKIFDKLPTDVLSPDQFHSTTRDYFRRLAKDAKRYTSHVSDPENDAKQVKVLQLINAFRFRGHQNANLDPIKLRYKEPVLELDPAYHNLTEEDMQETFNVGSFAIGKETMKLSDLYQALKQTYCDSIGAEYMHITNTEEKRWIQQRLESVVGRGTYSKEEKKCFLQELTAAEGLERYLGAKYPGAKRFSLEGGDALIPMLKEMVRHAARNDAKEVVLGMAHRGRLNVLINLLGKRPGDLFDEFAGIHKEHLGTGDVKYHQGFSSDFETEGNRVHLTLAFNPSHLEIVSPVVIGSVRARRDRLNVTGSSNQVLPITIHGDAAVIGQGIVQETLNMSQVRAYEVGGTVRIVINNQIGFTTSFPQDVRSTEYCTDIAKMIQAPIFHVNADDPEAVAFVTRLALDYRNTFKRDVMIDLLCYRRHGHNEADEPSATQPMMYTKIRKQPTPRKVYADRLIENNVVTAEEVTEMVNLYRDALDHGECVVDEWRPLSTHSMTWVPYLNHEWDEEYANTVEVKRLQDLARRISQVPESVELHPRVAKIYEDRALMAEGEKPFDWGAAENLAYATLVDESTPVRISGEDSGRGTFFHRHAVVHNQKDGSYYIPLANIHNGQSEFQVWDSVLSEAGVLAFEYGYASADPRTLTIWEAQFGDFANGAQVVIDQFISSGEQKWGRMCGLVMLLPHGYEGQGPEHSSARLERYLQLCAEQNIQVCVPSTPAQVYHMLRRQALRAMRRPLVVMSPKSLLRHPLAISSLDELANGSFQPAIGEIDNLNPKQVKRVVMCSGKVYYDLLEQRRTSGKSDVAIIRIEQLYPFPHQAMQNALQDYAHVKDFIWCQEEPLNQGAWYCSQHNIRDVIPEGATLKYAGRPASASPAVGYMSVHQEQQKKLVDDALNVK; encoded by the coding sequence ATGCAGAACGGCGCAATAAAGACTTGGTTAGACTCATCCTACCTTGCTGGTGCAAACCAGACTTACATAGAGCAGCTCTACGAAGATTATCTGACGGATCCTGATTCTATTGATGAGAGTTGGAGAAAAATTTTCGATAAACTGCCTACTGATGTATTAAGTCCGGATCAATTCCATTCAACCACCCGTGATTATTTCCGCCGACTAGCGAAAGATGCGAAACGCTATACTTCTCACGTTAGCGATCCAGAGAACGACGCTAAGCAAGTTAAAGTATTACAGCTTATCAACGCATTCCGCTTTCGCGGTCATCAGAATGCCAATCTAGACCCCATTAAATTACGTTACAAAGAGCCGGTGCTCGAGCTTGACCCTGCCTACCATAATTTAACCGAAGAAGACATGCAGGAAACCTTTAACGTTGGCTCGTTTGCCATCGGTAAAGAGACCATGAAGCTCAGCGACCTTTATCAGGCTCTGAAACAAACCTATTGTGATTCTATCGGTGCGGAATACATGCACATTACCAATACAGAGGAAAAACGCTGGATCCAACAGCGTCTTGAATCGGTAGTGGGTCGCGGTACTTATAGCAAAGAAGAAAAAAAATGCTTCCTGCAGGAACTAACGGCGGCAGAAGGATTGGAGCGTTATCTGGGGGCTAAATACCCCGGTGCCAAGCGTTTCTCGCTGGAAGGTGGCGATGCGCTGATTCCAATGCTGAAAGAGATGGTGCGTCATGCGGCCAGAAATGATGCCAAAGAAGTGGTACTGGGCATGGCTCACCGCGGTCGTCTTAACGTACTGATCAACCTGCTGGGTAAACGCCCGGGCGATCTGTTTGATGAATTTGCGGGTATCCATAAAGAGCATCTTGGCACCGGTGATGTTAAATATCATCAGGGTTTCTCATCTGATTTTGAAACCGAAGGTAACCGCGTTCACCTGACGCTGGCGTTTAACCCATCGCATCTGGAAATTGTTAGCCCGGTGGTTATCGGCTCTGTTCGCGCTCGTCGCGATCGATTGAATGTCACAGGCAGCAGTAATCAGGTTCTACCTATTACTATCCACGGTGATGCAGCGGTGATTGGGCAGGGCATTGTGCAGGAAACGCTAAATATGTCTCAGGTTCGCGCCTATGAAGTCGGTGGAACCGTACGTATCGTGATTAATAACCAAATCGGTTTTACTACCTCATTCCCTCAAGATGTCCGTTCAACCGAATACTGTACTGATATCGCCAAGATGATTCAGGCACCGATTTTCCATGTTAACGCTGACGATCCCGAGGCGGTAGCGTTTGTGACGCGTTTGGCTTTGGATTATCGCAATACCTTTAAGCGCGATGTGATGATCGATCTGCTGTGTTATCGCCGTCATGGTCATAATGAAGCGGATGAACCAAGTGCAACCCAGCCAATGATGTATACCAAAATCAGAAAGCAGCCTACACCACGTAAGGTGTATGCCGATCGACTGATTGAGAATAATGTGGTTACCGCTGAAGAAGTCACCGAGATGGTGAACCTCTATCGTGATGCGCTGGATCACGGTGAGTGCGTGGTTGATGAGTGGCGTCCACTGAGCACCCATTCTATGACTTGGGTGCCTTACCTGAATCACGAATGGGATGAAGAGTATGCCAATACCGTTGAGGTGAAACGTTTGCAGGATCTGGCTCGTCGTATCAGTCAGGTTCCTGAAAGTGTTGAACTACATCCGCGAGTTGCCAAGATTTATGAAGACCGTGCTTTGATGGCAGAAGGTGAAAAACCATTTGACTGGGGGGCGGCAGAAAATTTGGCTTATGCCACGTTGGTTGATGAGAGCACTCCGGTGCGTATTTCCGGCGAAGACTCAGGTCGAGGCACCTTCTTCCATCGTCATGCGGTGGTGCATAACCAAAAAGATGGTTCTTACTATATTCCTTTGGCCAATATCCATAATGGACAGAGTGAATTTCAGGTGTGGGACTCGGTACTGAGTGAAGCCGGCGTTCTGGCATTCGAATATGGCTATGCCAGTGCAGATCCTCGCACACTGACCATCTGGGAAGCGCAGTTTGGTGACTTTGCCAACGGAGCCCAAGTGGTTATCGACCAGTTCATCAGTTCCGGCGAGCAGAAATGGGGCCGTATGTGTGGTCTGGTGATGCTGCTGCCGCACGGTTATGAAGGTCAGGGGCCTGAGCACTCTTCAGCGCGTCTGGAACGTTATCTGCAACTCTGTGCTGAGCAGAATATTCAGGTTTGTGTACCCTCCACTCCGGCTCAGGTTTATCACATGTTGCGCCGTCAGGCACTGCGCGCTATGCGCCGTCCGCTGGTGGTGATGTCACCCAAGTCGCTGTTGCGTCATCCATTGGCGATCTCTTCGCTGGATGAATTGGCAAATGGTTCGTTCCAACCAGCCATTGGTGAAATCGATAATCTGAATCCGAAGCAGGTAAAGCGTGTGGTCATGTGCTCCGGTAAGGTTTATTACGACCTGCTGGAGCAGCGCCGGACGAGTGGAAAAAGCGATGTGGCGATTATTCGTATCGAACAGCTATATCCATTCCCTCATCAAGCCATGCAAAATGCTTTACAGGATTACGCCCACGTCAAAGATTTTATCTGGTGTCAGGAAGAGCCTTTAAATCAGGGAGCCTGGTACTGTAGTCAGCATAATATTCGTGACGTGATCCCTGAAGGTGCAACGCTGAAGTATGCCGGACGCCCTGCATCCGCCTCTCCAGCCGTAGGTTATATGTCTGTGCATCAAGAACAGCAAAAGAAACTGGTTGACGACGCGCTTAACGTAAAATGA
- the odhB gene encoding 2-oxoglutarate dehydrogenase complex dihydrolipoyllysine-residue succinyltransferase, protein MSNIDILVPDLPESVADATVATWHKKPGDSVERDEILVEIETDKVVLEVPALESGVLDDIIEEEGATVTSRQMLGRLRPGDITGQQVTDTSQATEATPAQRQTASLEEGSNDALSPAVRRLIAEHGLDVNVIKGSGVGGRISREDVTQHIAQQKVGVVKPVASPEAKKADSSTLSHRSEKRVPMTRLRKRIAERLLEAKNSTAMLTTFNEVNMKPIMDLRKQYGDDFEKRHGVRLGFMSFYLKAVVEALKRFPEVNASIDGEDVVYHNYFDVSIAVSTPRGLVTPVLRDVDSLSMSDIEKSIKDLAVKGRDGKLTVEDLTGGNFTITNGGVFGSLMSTPIINPPQSAILGMHAIKDRPMAVNGQVVILPMMYLALSYDHRLIDGRESVSFLVAIKDMLEDPTRLLLDV, encoded by the coding sequence ATGAGTAACATAGACATTCTCGTTCCAGATCTTCCTGAATCCGTTGCTGATGCCACTGTTGCGACATGGCACAAAAAACCAGGCGACAGCGTTGAGCGTGATGAAATACTGGTTGAGATTGAAACAGACAAAGTTGTGCTGGAAGTTCCTGCTCTGGAGTCTGGTGTGCTGGATGACATCATAGAAGAAGAAGGGGCAACGGTAACTTCTCGTCAAATGCTGGGGCGTTTACGCCCGGGTGATATCACCGGTCAACAAGTTACCGATACGTCTCAGGCGACCGAAGCGACGCCTGCTCAGCGCCAGACAGCCAGTTTGGAAGAAGGCAGCAATGATGCCCTGAGCCCAGCTGTTCGCCGTCTGATTGCTGAACATGGTTTGGATGTGAACGTCATTAAAGGTTCTGGTGTGGGTGGTCGTATTAGCCGTGAAGATGTCACTCAGCATATTGCCCAACAGAAAGTGGGTGTGGTGAAACCAGTAGCCAGTCCCGAAGCTAAAAAAGCAGACAGCAGCACCTTATCGCACCGCAGTGAAAAACGTGTGCCGATGACGCGTTTACGTAAGCGTATCGCGGAACGCTTGCTGGAAGCGAAAAACAGTACTGCTATGTTAACCACGTTCAATGAAGTGAACATGAAACCCATCATGGATCTGCGTAAGCAGTATGGTGATGATTTTGAAAAGCGTCATGGAGTGCGTTTAGGTTTTATGTCTTTCTATCTGAAAGCCGTGGTCGAGGCGTTGAAGCGTTTCCCCGAAGTTAACGCCTCTATTGACGGTGAAGATGTGGTGTATCACAACTACTTTGACGTCAGTATTGCGGTATCGACCCCTCGAGGTCTGGTGACTCCGGTGCTGCGTGACGTTGACTCCCTTAGCATGTCGGATATTGAGAAAAGTATTAAGGATCTCGCGGTTAAAGGCCGTGATGGTAAGTTGACTGTAGAGGACTTAACCGGAGGTAATTTCACCATTACTAACGGTGGGGTTTTCGGGTCATTAATGTCTACACCAATTATTAACCCGCCTCAGAGTGCTATTTTAGGTATGCACGCTATCAAAGATCGCCCAATGGCGGTTAATGGTCAGGTTGTGATTTTACCAATGATGTATTTAGCGCTCTCTTATGACCACCGTCTGATTGATGGTCGTGAGTCGGTGAGTTTCCTGGTGGCAATCAAAGATATGCTGGAAGATCCTACTCGTCTGCTGTTAGACGTTTAG